A region of the Bacteroidales bacterium genome:
CCCGGCTTGGAGTATCATGCCATAGGAGTGAACGGAGCTTCGGCGGTATCGTATAATCGCTCGTTATTGTTTACAGAACAGTTGAGAAGATTGAAACCATCTTTAATAGTACTCTCAATAGGCACAAACGATGCCTACCACTATCTCTTTTCTGAGAATTGGTTTAAAAATGAATACAGCACGTTAATTGACTCTATATCAAGTGCATGCCCAAATATTCCTATACTTCTCTCTACACCAAACGACCATTTGAAAAATAGAGCTGATATGTCAGCTAATATAAGTATAATCAACTCCGTTATTGTAAGTTTGGCTAAGGGCAGAGGGTTGGCATATTGGGATTTTTACGAAATTATGGGTGGCGAAAAATCCATAATTGCATGGCATTCAGACAGTTTGGCTGCACGTGACAGAATACATTTATCGCCCAAAGGATACCGATTAAAAGCTGAGTTATTCTATATTGCTCTTTTAAAGGCATTTGATAAAAAACTATCTGAAATCGATTATTAAAAAAAGTTGAAATGCAATCGTTCTTGAGCAACATAATATCCTACAATCCGCAAAACCCAATGCTTTTTACACGCATTGAGTTCTGGATATTTTTTGCCGTTGTAACGCTTGGGTTTATATTTTTTCATAAGAAATTCTCTCTACGCAGTGCTTGGTTGGCTTTTGTAAGTCTATATTTTTATTATAAAAGCGGTGGCTTTTACTTTTCGCTGTTAATAGTTTCGACAATTATAAACTACTATCTCGGTAAAGCTATTTATAATGCCAATACGCAAAGAAAGCGAGACAGGGCAGTCTTTGCGAGTGTTTTTATCAGCTTGTCGCTGTTAGCTTATTTTAAATATATATACTTTTTCTCAGACTCGATAAATCAGATTTTCGGAACCGACATTGAACCATCGAATTGGCTTGCACAGTTAACCAATTGGGTTACAGGAAGTTCATTTGACGAAAGTGTTATAATATTGCCAGTTGGAATATCATTCTATACCTTTCAAATAATTAGTTATACGGTTGATATCTACAGATATAAGGTCAAGCCCGTTAACAATATTATTGACTTTACATTTTATGTTTCATTTTTCCCTCAGTTGGTTGCGGGACCTATTGTAAGAGCTGCTGAATTTGTTCCTCAAATTTATCGAAAATATAAGGTTAAGTTATACGAATACGGTTATGCTTTGTTCTTTATACTCAACGGATTGATAAAGAAAATATTGATATCCGACTACATCTCTATAAATTTTGTTGACAGGGTTTTTGACCAACCACTGCTTTACTCGGGGTTTACCAACCTTATGGCAGTTTATGGTTATTCAATTCAGATTTACTGTGATTTTTCAGGATATACCGATATTGCCATTGGCGTAGCATTGTTATTGGGATTCAGACTACCTACCAACTTTTTGTCGCCATATAAAGCAACTTCAATAACCGATTTTTGGAGACGTTGGCATATTTCATTATCCCGATGGTTAAAAGATTATCTCTATATACCTTTGGGGGGAAATAGGAAAGGCAGAGTTAGGACTTATGTTAATTTGTTAATTACCATGCTTTTAGGAGGTTTATGGCATGGAGCACATTTCCGTTTTATAATTTGGGGTGGAATTCACGGTATAGCTTTGGTACTTGACAAGTTAACGGCAAAATATATCAGCCTTAAAACTAAGCCTGCAAAATTTATAGGCGTCTTTATTACTTTTCACATTGTTTGCTTCTCCTGGATATTTTTTAGAGCGCAAGATATGCGACATGTGGGACAAATGTTGAGTCAAATAATTTCAAATTTTCAACCCGAAACCATTTTCGCTGTTTTTCAAGGATATGCGCCCTCTATTGTGCTAATTTTGTCAGGACTTATTATTCACTGGCTACCTAAAAGTTGGAAACGCTTTTACAGAAAAACGTTTATTGCGCTACCTGTTTATGTTAAAATATTGATATTTGTACTAATTGCCGTGTTACTGTATCAGTCGCAATCGTCAGATATTCAGCCGTTTATTTATTTTCAGTTTTAGCTTTTTAAAATTACTTTTTTCCTGATCTTTTCGTTCATTTTTCCAAACCAAGTTAGTGTCCGGTGTAAGCCACGGAAGTAGAGAATTACAAACAGAATTATGTTGATAATCCACAGCACAATTATGTTTACTATGTATGTAGGGTAGAATTGTCCGAAAACTTTTTTATAAGGAGCATAAAAATGTGCTTTAATAAAAGAGTTTTCCGGATCCTTATATATAGGGTCAATCTTTTGGTGTAAGCTATTTTTATATTCAATAATTCTGTCAATACTGTTTGTGTTTCGCACAAACTCAGTTAAACTTCTGTTTGTATATGCCTCACGCATAGCAACATATTCTTTTCCTAAGCTATCTTCAAAATGCTGAATCATGTTGTCTTTGCGATGATTAGTTTTATTGTAAAGGTTGATGTAGTATATTGACAGATTGTCTAAATAGGTTTCTGTTTGTGCAATTATTGTTGAATCGAACGTTTCAACTAACATTAAATCAATAGAGTAGGGGGAAGATATATATTTGTTTGTTGCTAACTCTTTTTTTATTTCATTATTTATAAGTTTAATTGCCTTCTGAATTTCAGCCCTTTTTGTTGAATCATTGGCATTTCGTTTTATATATGAAACTTTGTTTTTTAACGATTTAATCCAATAATCTTTTTTATATGTAGCAGTTGACAACACTTTGTCGTATGGATACAAATCGCGTTCATATTTATTCTCTTTGTATTGATATACAGCCAATGCTTCATACGCCCATCGAGCAGTGATAATTTCGCCATACCAGGGTATAGTGTTGGGTTTTGAAATTTTTGGATTTAATTTATCATATGGAACAATTATTCCCGATAGTATCAATTGAGGAATAACCAAAAAAGGAATCAAAATATAGATTGTAACAACAGTTTTAAAACTGTCAGAAATTATCAACCCTAAAATGCTAGCTCCTATCCATGCCGAAAAAAGTGCCAGCCAATATTGGAAAAACATACCTTTAATTTCCATGATAAGATTTCCTACAAGGACAAAGGTAAGGGCTTGAAATGCACTTATTACCATTAAAACTGAGAGTTTGCTACATAAATAACTAAACCAACTTAAGTGTAGAAACCGTTCTCGGTTTAATATTTTTCTATCTTTTATTATCTCCTCAGCACTAACTGTTAAACCAATAAAAATGGCCACAATAACCGCCATAAAGATATAAACAGGAAGGTTTGAGTTGTCAAATAGTGTGTAGCCCTTGAGATTAGCTTCGTCAACGTTGAAAAACTTGATAATAAATGCCAACATAAAAGCTAAGAGAGGAGCCTCTAGCAGGTTAATTACAAGATACTGAATATTAGTAAGTTTTGATAGAGTGTCGCGAATAGTAAAAACCTTATATTGTGTAAACTTGTTTGGCGTTTGAAACTCAACTGTAGGAGTCTTATCATAATACTCCTTTTTATCATATTCGGGTTTGGTTTTCGAGATTAGGTGTTTGGCATACCATTCTGTAGGTGATACTTTTCTGGTTTTGCTCAGATTGCCGTGCTCATCAACAATTGCAGATTCAACTATATTGAAAATCTGTTCAGGGTTTACGTTTCCGCAAAAGTGGCATTCACTTTCACCCCTGTCGGCGTGATGTACTCTGCTTTTAAAATATATTATGCTGTCAACAGGATTACCATAATAAATTATGTATCCACCAACATCTAACAACAAAAGATAGTCAAGCATTTTGAAAATATCTGATGAAGGTTGATGAATAACAGTAAAAATCAGATGACCCTTTAGAGTTAAATCTTTTAAAAGAGCCATGATATTTTCGGAATCTCTTGATGATAAGCCACTTGTGGGCTCGTCTAAAAACAATACAGCAGGTTCTCTAATTAATTCTAAGGCGATGTTTAATCGCTTTCTTTGCCCACCACTTATTTTTTTGTTTAGCGGGGAGCCAACAACCATATCTTTTATTTCAAATAATCCTAATTCTTGCAGTGTTGAAAGCACTTTGCGCATTAGTTTGACAGGTGACATGCCTTTGAAGCAAAGACGTGCATTCAGATAAAGATTTTGGAATACGGTTAACTCCTCAATAAGTAAGTCATCTTGAGAAACATAGCCTATAAGTCCCTTGATATTTTCACTTTCAGAATAGATATCAAAGCCGTTTATTTTAACTGTTCCGGTTGTTGGTTTTGATGTTCCGTTTAGTATGTTAAGTAGTGTGGTTTTTCCTGCACCTGAGGCACCCATTATTCCGACAAGGTGACCGTTAGATTGCTGAAAATTAATCGAATGAATCCCTGTTTTCCCTGATGGGAATTTGTAGCTAACATTATCAACTTCGAAAAGAATTTTTTCTTTTTGGCTTGTAGAGTAAAATACCCCAGCAATGTCTGAATAGAAAATTGGTTTTATGCGGCTGCCGCGTATTGATGAACCAAATGAAAGAACATAAACATCGTCTGATTGAATTAGCTGGCCATTCAGATATAATTCGTCTTCGCCTATATAACGCATAACGAACATTGACGTAGACTCGAGATTGTAAACCATTATTCGACCCTCTAACCCAGAAACCGTCATGTGGTTATAAAGCATTTCTGTTTCCTTGGGTAAATCGTCGATAATCAATAACTGCTCGCTGTCAATAAGCCTGTCAAAATCGTAAAGAATAAATGCTCTTATTTTATTAAATTCATCTTCATTAATGTAAAAGGCATCGGCAACAGTTTTTACAAACTCGTGTTCCTGTTGGCTAATTTCATCGCTGGCTTTTATAAACTGTAGTAGTCGAAATAAAACTATACGTTTTTGTTGTTGAGTTAACTCAAGATTTATTTCATGACATATTTTTAAAACTTTTACTGAGCTTAACGAAATGTTTTTATTATGGCGATTTTTATCAATCTGCTTAAGCTGATAAACTTCGTAGTAATTATCAAAAACTTTTAGGTATTCTTTAACTAGTTCTTGGTTTAGAAGTAATTCCAGAAAATTACGAACAACTTGTCTCTTGTCACTTCCATCGTCTTGTGGACGAGAAATGATTGCAAACAAGTGCATTAAAGCTTTTAATATTTTTTCGCTCATGGAGTATTAGGACTGTTTATATCCAATCATCATTACGGCAATGCCAGAACGTTTTTGTTTATCGTATAATTTTACTTGAATTTTACAATTAATGGTGCTGGTGAAAATAAGATCCCAATATGGAACATTGTCGAAGTCCTGATTGCAAAATAGAATATTTCTTTCTGTATCATATACTGTATAAACCAGATTTGATTGCGCAAGTGTCGATGATAAGGCAATTCTGTATTGGGTGCCGGCAAAAAATGTCACATCAAACTCGCCCTCCTCTTCGTGATTGAGCATTACACGATAAATTTGTCCATCTGAGATATATGTGTTATCAAGATAATCACGAACTCTGTTGTCAACTTGCTCTACCTGAGCGTTTATGACACTAAAAGTAAGTGTAAAAAGAATAGTTATAAGTGCTCTCATAGCTTTTTTTATTAAGAAATAATAAATAGTCTTAATGCTTTAATTTCTTCGATTAGTTCATTTAAAACATCGTCACTTATAGTAATATTTGTGTTACTATAAACTTTTGTCAACTTTTGTTCTGTGTTAACCTCGGTTTTATTATATGTGTATGTAACTTCTACGTTTTGGTAGATCATTTCCAGTGCAATAAGCTTTTCTAACAAGACTTGGTAAATTCTGTTATTTTCAGTATAAAGCGAAATAACTTTGATAAGGTTTTCTAATGGATTCTTGTTTTCTCCTAATCGAGAAATAAGCTCTTGATTATTATTTTCGGAGAATCTGGAAAGTAAATATAAGCTTTCAATCCACCCTCCTGCAAGTATAAGAGCTCCTATATGACCTTGGTCGTTCGACTTTAAGAATATATCAATGTCTTGATATGAGTTTGATAATAAATGTAGTAATGAATCCTGATTCGAAAGGTTTTTCTCAATTCGTTCGAATGTATCTTTTTTTAGTGAATTTATAATCCCCAATTCTTGTGAAAGAGTCTTAATAACAGAAAAATATGTAATTGCTTCTTGGGTTTTTTCATATGTGTTTAAATAACCCAAATCGGCACCATAAACTCCCATGTTAAGAGCTTTTTTGTAGCTGTTTGTATAGTTGCGAGTATTACTTGTCGGGTTTAAGTATGATGGATTATACTCAACATTCTGTTGTTTTAGAGTCAAGGTTATTTGGTGTGGAGAGGGAATACTAAACAGAGAATTTTCGAAACTAACTATTCTATTGGTAATTAGACTGTCAATAATTTTGCTCTCTGCTTCTGGTTGACTTTTGGGTTTATTTGATTGTCCACAACTGAACAGAAACATCAGAATTGATATTGAAATAACTATTTTATACATTATGCACAGAGTTTGAAACTACAAATATAAAAAAAAGGCAATCATAAGTGGTAGATTCATTCAATAAATGCAACTTTTCCATTTACAAATTTATTAAAAACATTAATGTTTTGTTGGTTATTTGAAATAGGGATTTTTTAATTTTGTTTTTTACAAAAAACAAAAGACTACTCTGTAATTGAGTAGTCTTTTATTTATTTTATTGTTTAACTATAATTTATAATTCTACAATTGATGTAAGGCTTGCACTACCTACTTTAATAGTAAATTTAGCATAATTGTCACACTCATTACTTGGATTGC
Encoded here:
- a CDS encoding MBOAT family protein, which codes for MQSFLSNIISYNPQNPMLFTRIEFWIFFAVVTLGFIFFHKKFSLRSAWLAFVSLYFYYKSGGFYFSLLIVSTIINYYLGKAIYNANTQRKRDRAVFASVFISLSLLAYFKYIYFFSDSINQIFGTDIEPSNWLAQLTNWVTGSSFDESVIILPVGISFYTFQIISYTVDIYRYKVKPVNNIIDFTFYVSFFPQLVAGPIVRAAEFVPQIYRKYKVKLYEYGYALFFILNGLIKKILISDYISINFVDRVFDQPLLYSGFTNLMAVYGYSIQIYCDFSGYTDIAIGVALLLGFRLPTNFLSPYKATSITDFWRRWHISLSRWLKDYLYIPLGGNRKGRVRTYVNLLITMLLGGLWHGAHFRFIIWGGIHGIALVLDKLTAKYISLKTKPAKFIGVFITFHIVCFSWIFFRAQDMRHVGQMLSQIISNFQPETIFAVFQGYAPSIVLILSGLIIHWLPKSWKRFYRKTFIALPVYVKILIFVLIAVLLYQSQSSDIQPFIYFQF
- a CDS encoding ATP-binding cassette domain-containing protein, producing MSEKILKALMHLFAIISRPQDDGSDKRQVVRNFLELLLNQELVKEYLKVFDNYYEVYQLKQIDKNRHNKNISLSSVKVLKICHEINLELTQQQKRIVLFRLLQFIKASDEISQQEHEFVKTVADAFYINEDEFNKIRAFILYDFDRLIDSEQLLIIDDLPKETEMLYNHMTVSGLEGRIMVYNLESTSMFVMRYIGEDELYLNGQLIQSDDVYVLSFGSSIRGSRIKPIFYSDIAGVFYSTSQKEKILFEVDNVSYKFPSGKTGIHSINFQQSNGHLVGIMGASGAGKTTLLNILNGTSKPTTGTVKINGFDIYSESENIKGLIGYVSQDDLLIEELTVFQNLYLNARLCFKGMSPVKLMRKVLSTLQELGLFEIKDMVVGSPLNKKISGGQRKRLNIALELIREPAVLFLDEPTSGLSSRDSENIMALLKDLTLKGHLIFTVIHQPSSDIFKMLDYLLLLDVGGYIIYYGNPVDSIIYFKSRVHHADRGESECHFCGNVNPEQIFNIVESAIVDEHGNLSKTRKVSPTEWYAKHLISKTKPEYDKKEYYDKTPTVEFQTPNKFTQYKVFTIRDTLSKLTNIQYLVINLLEAPLLAFMLAFIIKFFNVDEANLKGYTLFDNSNLPVYIFMAVIVAIFIGLTVSAEEIIKDRKILNRERFLHLSWFSYLCSKLSVLMVISAFQALTFVLVGNLIMEIKGMFFQYWLALFSAWIGASILGLIISDSFKTVVTIYILIPFLVIPQLILSGIIVPYDKLNPKISKPNTIPWYGEIITARWAYEALAVYQYKENKYERDLYPYDKVLSTATYKKDYWIKSLKNKVSYIKRNANDSTKRAEIQKAIKLINNEIKKELATNKYISSPYSIDLMLVETFDSTIIAQTETYLDNLSIYYINLYNKTNHRKDNMIQHFEDSLGKEYVAMREAYTNRSLTEFVRNTNSIDRIIEYKNSLHQKIDPIYKDPENSFIKAHFYAPYKKVFGQFYPTYIVNIIVLWIINIILFVILYFRGLHRTLTWFGKMNEKIRKKVILKS